CTGAGTATGCCCATGCAGGCCAAATTGCTGACAGCCATAGAAAAACAGCAGATCACCCGTTTGGGTGCAACCCGTCCGATCTCTATCGATGTCCGCCTGATCTCGGCAACCAATATGAATATCCATGCGATGGTAGGGCAGGGAACTTTCCGCCAGGATTTACTATACCGTATCAATACGATCGAACTGCACATTCCCCCATTGCGGGAACGCGGTAATGATATCCAGCTGCTGGCTGACTATTTCCTGGCACGTTATGCCCGGAAATACAAGAAAGAGATCAGAGGACTGTCGCGTGATGTGCGGAGCAAGTTGCAAAATTATAACTGGCCCGGCAATGTCCGTGAGTTGCAGCATGCGATCGAACGCGCTGTGATTTTATCTGACGGCACGATGTTGAGACCGGAGAATTTTATGCTGCAGCCGACGGTCTCCAACAAGACTGCGGACCTGGAAGAACTTAACCTGAGTATCCTGGAGAAGGAAGCGATCGAACGGGCTTTGCGGCGTGCCGAAGGAAATGTGACGCGGGCTGCAGAATTATTGGGAATTACTCGTTTTGCCTTGTACCGGAAACTGGATAAGCTGGGCCTATGAAACGTTATATCGTCCCGATAAAGATCCTGCTGATTGTCTTGCTTTCGCTGGCAGTCGCTTTCTTGCTATTGAAAGGTCTTTACTTCACATCGGTTATGGTGGGAGCTATCTTGATTATATTGGCTGTTTCCCTGTACCTGGACCAGCAGAAGGCAATCCGCCGGATGGAACATCTGATAGCGAATATCCATTACGGCGACCTGAATCTTTCTTTCCCGGTACCTTCTTCGGGAGATGCCGAAGCCCAGCTGACCCGTTCGATGAACGAGGCGTTGAATGCATTCCGTTCCCGGCTCTATAATGCAGTGGTAGCAGAAGCAGAAACGGATGCCTGGCAGAAACTGATCCGTGTACTTACGCATGAGATCATGAACTCGATCGCTCCCATTATCTCCCTGTCGGAAACGGTTACCGAGCGGGCCGCTTTGAATGGAATGAATGAACGTGATTATGCAGTTATGCTCCAGGCCATACAAACCATTCACCGTCGTAGCAAAGGCTTGCTCGACTTTGTGGAGAATTACCGCAAGTTGACGCGCATCCCGACTCCTACCATGCAGATATTCCCAGTGTCGACTTTGTTCAGCGACTTGCAGAAACTGGTTCCGGCAGAAGGCATACAGGTCGTTTACTCCATTCGCCCAAGCGAATTGCGGTTGTATGCCGATCGGAGCATGATCGAACAAGTCCTTATTAATTTGTTAAAGAACGCGGTAGAAGCCAGTTGTGACAATGAGTTTCCTGAAATCCGCATAGAGGCTTTCAGACGCGACGGCATGCCGGTAATTACCGTGACAGATAATGGCAGCGGTATTGTTCCTGAAGCGTTGGACAAAGTATTTGTTCCTTTCTTTACCACCAAGCAAGGGGGATCGGGTATCGGATTGAGCGTCTGCCGGCAAATATTGAACCGGCATGGCGGAAATATTACTGTTACTTCAGAGATGGAAAAAGGAACGACATTTACTATGCAGTTCCCCGGTACACGTTCTATCTAAAACTCTACAGAAGTTCCGATATT
This is a stretch of genomic DNA from Parabacteroides chongii. It encodes these proteins:
- a CDS encoding sensor histidine kinase, encoding MKRYIVPIKILLIVLLSLAVAFLLLKGLYFTSVMVGAILIILAVSLYLDQQKAIRRMEHLIANIHYGDLNLSFPVPSSGDAEAQLTRSMNEALNAFRSRLYNAVVAEAETDAWQKLIRVLTHEIMNSIAPIISLSETVTERAALNGMNERDYAVMLQAIQTIHRRSKGLLDFVENYRKLTRIPTPTMQIFPVSTLFSDLQKLVPAEGIQVVYSIRPSELRLYADRSMIEQVLINLLKNAVEASCDNEFPEIRIEAFRRDGMPVITVTDNGSGIVPEALDKVFVPFFTTKQGGSGIGLSVCRQILNRHGGNITVTSEMEKGTTFTMQFPGTRSI